The Leucobacter chromiiresistens genome has a window encoding:
- a CDS encoding DNA polymerase III subunit gamma and tau, whose protein sequence is MVAALYRRYRPEAFSEMIGQSQVTEPLMTALRTGRIGHAYLFSGPRGCGKTTSARILARCLNCAEGPTDSPCGVCESCVELSRDGGGSLDVVEIDAASHGGVDDARDLRERAVFAPARDRFKIFIIDEAHMVTPGGFNALLKIVEEPPPHVKFVFATTEPEKVIGTIRSRTHHYPFRLIAPGTLIDYVQSLCDSEGVQVEPGVLPLVVRAGGGSVRDTLSILDQLIAGSETALVTAERAAGLLGFTHAELLDDAVAALGAHDAAAAFRAADRVVQTGQDPRRFVEDLLERLRDLIVVNATTVDGAAAIFRGVPQDQLSRMFEQARAFGRGELSRIADVVSGALDKMAGATAPRLQLELMIARALVHAPDAGAGAAPASVPQAAPAGAGNSGAVHADAGNPGARNAGVRNTGAGNAGASSAGASDAGPGAPAPAPQHESDPLAALAAARSAATEHTAPSAAPTAAPSAAQAPATGPSAPNAAQTAASIREFLNQDAQAAQPADTGATPQTGPGAAAGGQPTGTPAPLPAADHASEGGGAPHPNEGAAKFGRPISAVLSSAQIESIGSDAPAPQAPTPTAPAPAAPASSAPASAAPERGAAAPTATPGSGSSETPIPGGAPGPESDAAPAADAEPTGGDGAESEASAGGYEDLMEVWPDLLEELLELDRDAWNAVRVVAPLALDGDVLTIGLSSESDLAAFKSTGAGPLRETILSAVGISVKYKPKRMPAGEAAPGHGAAREPSAGADAEEPHQAGSARTSAAAAPTAPSAAPANAAGAAEAAPDADDPMVRAAARLSGLGPALAAPAWADPQPDAAPAPTRGGAAAPASSPGLSESARSATQSDGTAPEVSPPAAVAPDVAAAPSGADLDGAAAPGGPDPDAAAAPGGTGAGEAAPRIPDPAAFGDPYADDPGDGPDDAGEGDPYAGAPGGPASVQPDPTAADPTAPAPAAPAPSPTAPARPAAPISAPEPAEPAASPASPAPQTARPAFTRYGEAVVREVLGARFVEERPLPQR, encoded by the coding sequence GTGGTTGCCGCACTCTATCGCCGATACCGGCCAGAAGCCTTCTCCGAGATGATCGGGCAGTCGCAGGTCACCGAACCTCTGATGACGGCCCTGCGCACCGGTCGCATCGGGCACGCGTACCTGTTCAGCGGGCCGCGCGGGTGCGGCAAGACGACCTCGGCGCGTATTCTCGCCCGGTGCCTGAACTGCGCCGAGGGGCCGACCGATTCGCCGTGCGGCGTGTGCGAGAGCTGCGTCGAGTTGAGCCGAGACGGGGGCGGATCGCTCGACGTCGTCGAGATCGACGCGGCGAGCCACGGCGGCGTCGACGACGCCCGAGACCTGCGCGAGCGCGCGGTCTTCGCCCCGGCCCGCGATCGCTTCAAGATCTTCATCATCGACGAGGCGCACATGGTGACGCCCGGCGGCTTCAACGCGCTCCTCAAGATCGTCGAAGAACCGCCGCCGCACGTGAAGTTCGTCTTCGCGACGACCGAGCCCGAGAAGGTCATCGGCACGATCCGCTCGCGCACTCATCACTATCCGTTCCGCCTCATCGCGCCCGGCACGCTCATCGACTACGTGCAGTCGCTCTGCGACAGCGAGGGGGTGCAGGTCGAGCCCGGCGTGCTTCCGCTCGTCGTCCGCGCGGGCGGCGGCTCCGTGCGCGACACGCTCTCGATCCTCGATCAGCTCATCGCGGGGTCCGAGACCGCACTGGTCACGGCGGAGCGCGCCGCGGGCCTGCTCGGTTTCACGCACGCCGAGCTGCTCGACGACGCCGTCGCGGCGCTCGGCGCGCACGACGCCGCAGCGGCGTTCCGGGCCGCCGACCGGGTGGTGCAGACCGGGCAGGATCCGCGGCGCTTCGTGGAGGATCTGCTCGAGCGCCTCCGCGACCTCATCGTGGTGAACGCGACGACCGTGGACGGCGCGGCCGCGATCTTCCGCGGCGTGCCGCAGGATCAGCTCAGCCGCATGTTCGAGCAGGCCCGCGCCTTCGGGCGGGGCGAGCTGTCGCGCATCGCCGACGTGGTGAGCGGGGCGCTCGACAAGATGGCGGGCGCCACCGCGCCTCGGCTGCAGCTCGAACTCATGATCGCCCGCGCGCTCGTGCACGCCCCCGACGCCGGCGCGGGCGCAGCCCCCGCCTCCGTGCCGCAGGCCGCCCCGGCCGGTGCCGGGAACTCGGGCGCCGTGCACGCCGACGCCGGCAACCCGGGTGCTCGGAACGCGGGGGTTCGGAACACCGGCGCCGGCAACGCGGGTGCCAGCAGCGCAGGCGCCAGCGATGCAGGCCCGGGCGCTCCGGCTCCCGCGCCGCAGCACGAGTCCGACCCGCTCGCCGCCCTCGCTGCAGCCCGAAGCGCAGCCACGGAGCACACCGCGCCGTCTGCCGCGCCGACTGCCGCGCCGTCGGCGGCTCAGGCCCCCGCGACGGGCCCGTCGGCGCCGAACGCCGCCCAGACCGCAGCCTCGATCCGCGAGTTCCTGAACCAGGATGCGCAGGCGGCGCAGCCCGCCGATACCGGGGCGACGCCGCAGACCGGCCCCGGAGCAGCTGCCGGTGGGCAGCCCACCGGCACGCCCGCGCCTCTGCCGGCTGCCGACCACGCCTCCGAAGGCGGCGGTGCGCCGCACCCGAATGAGGGCGCGGCGAAGTTCGGCCGGCCGATCTCGGCAGTGCTGAGCTCGGCGCAGATCGAGAGCATCGGCAGTGACGCTCCTGCGCCGCAAGCCCCGACGCCGACGGCACCGGCTCCCGCGGCACCGGCTTCCTCGGCACCGGCTTCCGCCGCGCCGGAGCGCGGAGCGGCGGCGCCCACTGCGACCCCCGGCTCCGGGTCGTCCGAGACGCCGATCCCCGGAGGAGCACCGGGCCCCGAGTCCGACGCCGCACCGGCAGCCGACGCCGAGCCGACCGGCGGCGACGGCGCCGAGTCCGAGGCATCGGCCGGCGGGTACGAAGACCTCATGGAGGTGTGGCCCGACCTGCTCGAAGAGCTGCTCGAGCTCGACCGCGATGCCTGGAACGCCGTGCGCGTCGTCGCGCCGCTCGCGCTCGACGGCGACGTGCTCACGATCGGGCTCTCCTCCGAGTCCGATCTCGCCGCCTTCAAGTCGACCGGCGCGGGCCCGCTGCGCGAAACCATCCTCTCCGCAGTCGGCATCAGCGTGAAGTACAAGCCGAAGCGCATGCCCGCAGGCGAGGCCGCACCCGGGCACGGGGCCGCCCGCGAACCCTCCGCCGGCGCCGACGCAGAGGAGCCCCATCAAGCGGGGTCCGCACGCACCTCCGCCGCAGCAGCCCCGACGGCCCCGTCCGCCGCACCGGCGAATGCGGCCGGCGCCGCTGAGGCCGCACCAGACGCCGACGATCCGATGGTGCGCGCAGCGGCACGCCTGAGCGGCCTCGGGCCCGCACTCGCCGCACCCGCCTGGGCCGACCCCCAGCCCGATGCGGCTCCGGCACCGACGCGCGGCGGCGCAGCAGCTCCCGCGTCCTCCCCGGGGCTATCCGAATCGGCGCGCAGCGCCACCCAGTCCGACGGCACGGCGCCCGAGGTGAGCCCGCCCGCCGCCGTGGCGCCTGACGTCGCGGCAGCGCCGAGCGGGGCCGACCTCGACGGCGCAGCGGCGCCGGGCGGGCCCGACCCCGACGCGGCGGCGGCGCCGGGCGGGACGGGCGCGGGGGAAGCGGCGCCGCGCATCCCCGACCCCGCGGCATTCGGAGACCCGTACGCCGATGATCCCGGCGACGGCCCCGACGATGCGGGGGAGGGCGACCCGTACGCGGGCGCTCCCGGCGGCCCGGCCTCGGTTCAGCCCGATCCGACCGCCGCCGATCCGACCGCCCCCGCTCCGGCCGCCCCCGCCCCATCTCCGACCGCCCCCGCCCGGCCTGCGGCACCGATCTCGGCACCGGAGCCCGCCGAACCGGCGGCATCGCCCGCGTCTCCAGCTCCCCAGACGGCCCGACCCGCGTTCACGCGGTACGGCGAGGCCGTCGTGCGCGAGGTGCTCGGGGCGCGATTCGTCGAGGAGCGGCCGCTGCCGCAGCGATGA
- the recR gene encoding recombination mediator RecR translates to MYDGIVQDLIDEFGRLPGIGPKSAQRIAFHILQTQNFDVSKLAELLSEVREKVRFCEVCGNLTEHERCSICRDPRRDESLICVVEEPKDVVAIERTRQFRGLYHVLGGAISPIDGIGPDDLSIPALMRRIGESQVQEVIIATDPNLEGEATAAYLSRLLTAIEVPVSRLASGLPVGGDLEFADEVTLGRAFEGRRKVE, encoded by the coding sequence GTGTACGACGGCATCGTCCAAGACCTGATCGACGAGTTCGGCCGGCTCCCGGGCATCGGCCCGAAATCGGCGCAGCGCATCGCGTTCCACATTCTGCAGACGCAGAACTTCGACGTGTCGAAACTCGCCGAACTGCTGAGCGAGGTGCGCGAGAAGGTGCGCTTCTGCGAGGTGTGCGGCAACCTCACCGAGCACGAGCGCTGCTCGATCTGCCGCGACCCGCGGCGAGATGAGAGCCTCATCTGCGTCGTCGAGGAGCCGAAAGACGTCGTCGCGATCGAGCGCACCCGGCAGTTCCGCGGGCTCTACCACGTGCTCGGCGGGGCGATCAGCCCGATCGACGGCATCGGGCCCGACGATCTCAGCATCCCGGCGCTCATGCGCCGCATCGGCGAATCGCAGGTGCAGGAGGTGATCATCGCGACCGACCCCAACCTCGAGGGGGAGGCCACGGCCGCGTACCTCTCGCGCCTGCTGACGGCCATCGAGGTGCCGGTCTCGCGACTCGCGTCGGGCCTGCCGGTGGGCGGCGACCTCGAGTTCGCCGACGAGGTGACCCTCGGCCGCGCCTTCGAGGGCCGACGTAAAGTGGAGTAA
- a CDS encoding aspartate kinase — MALIVQKFGGSSVADAESIKRVAKRIVEARRGGNEVVVAVSAMGDTTDELLELADACTPIPAPRELDMLLTAGERISMALLAMTIKGMGIEALSFTGSQAGMITTAEHGSAKIVDVTPGRVREALDQGAVAIVAGFQGFSRDSRDITTLGRGGSDTTAVALAAALGADVCEIYTDVDGIFTTDPRVVPLARKIDAITAEEMLELAASGAKVLHLRAVEYARRHGVVLHVRSSFSDEPGTIVYDPAKGHPKGDQVEEPIITGIAAEKSEAKVTVGGVPDIPGKAAQIFEIVAKTHANIDMIVQNVSAAQTNRTDISFTVPLGDGRKVIEALEAEREQLGFESLQYDDQIAKLAVVGAGMRTSTGVSAQLFRALYEADINIEMISTSEIRISVVTRADLLDKAVRVLHTAFGLDAETEATVYAGTGR; from the coding sequence GTGGCGTTGATCGTGCAAAAATTCGGGGGCTCGTCCGTAGCCGACGCTGAGAGCATCAAGCGCGTCGCCAAGCGCATCGTCGAAGCTCGCCGCGGAGGCAATGAGGTCGTCGTCGCCGTCAGCGCGATGGGAGACACCACCGACGAACTGCTCGAACTCGCCGACGCGTGCACGCCGATCCCGGCGCCCCGAGAACTCGACATGCTGCTCACCGCGGGCGAGCGCATCTCCATGGCGCTGCTCGCCATGACGATCAAGGGGATGGGCATCGAAGCGCTCTCCTTCACCGGCAGCCAGGCCGGCATGATCACCACGGCCGAGCACGGATCGGCGAAGATCGTCGACGTCACTCCCGGCCGGGTGCGCGAGGCGCTCGACCAGGGGGCGGTGGCCATCGTCGCCGGCTTCCAGGGCTTCAGCCGCGATTCGCGCGACATCACCACGCTGGGCCGCGGCGGATCCGACACGACCGCCGTCGCACTCGCCGCCGCCCTCGGGGCAGACGTGTGCGAGATCTACACCGACGTCGACGGCATCTTCACGACCGACCCCCGCGTGGTGCCGCTCGCGCGCAAGATCGACGCGATCACCGCGGAGGAGATGCTCGAACTCGCGGCCTCCGGCGCCAAGGTGCTGCACCTGCGCGCCGTCGAGTACGCCCGCCGCCACGGGGTCGTGCTGCACGTCCGCTCCTCGTTCTCCGATGAGCCGGGCACCATCGTCTACGACCCCGCAAAGGGGCATCCGAAGGGAGATCAGGTGGAAGAGCCGATCATCACTGGAATCGCCGCAGAGAAGAGCGAGGCGAAGGTCACCGTCGGCGGCGTTCCCGACATCCCGGGCAAGGCCGCTCAGATCTTCGAGATCGTCGCGAAGACCCACGCCAACATCGACATGATCGTGCAGAACGTCTCCGCTGCGCAGACGAACCGCACCGACATCTCCTTCACCGTGCCGCTCGGCGACGGCCGCAAGGTGATCGAAGCGCTCGAGGCGGAGCGCGAGCAGCTCGGCTTCGAGAGCCTCCAGTACGACGATCAGATCGCGAAGCTCGCGGTCGTCGGCGCCGGAATGCGCACGAGCACCGGAGTGTCGGCGCAGCTCTTCCGCGCGCTCTACGAGGCCGACATCAACATCGAGATGATCTCCACCTCCGAGATCCGCATCTCGGTCGTCACCCGTGCCGACCTCCTCGACAAGGCGGTCCGCGTGCTCCACACCGCATTCGGGCTCGATG